A genomic region of Sphingobium sp. HWE2-09 contains the following coding sequences:
- the bcp gene encoding thioredoxin-dependent thiol peroxidase — protein sequence MLEQGMSVPAVTLADAEGVDFTLDAYLGKPLVVYFYPKADTPGCTNEAKDFTALADDFAKIGVPVVGISKDKPAKLKKFADKYGLRVILASDESGAVCEAFGTWVEKSLYGRKYMGIERATFLVGADGTIQRVWPKVKVKGHAADVLEAVQAL from the coding sequence ATGCTGGAACAGGGTATGTCCGTCCCCGCCGTGACGCTGGCCGATGCAGAGGGCGTGGACTTCACGCTGGACGCCTATCTGGGCAAGCCGCTGGTCGTTTATTTCTATCCCAAAGCGGACACGCCCGGCTGCACCAACGAAGCGAAGGATTTCACCGCCCTGGCCGACGATTTCGCGAAGATTGGCGTGCCGGTCGTTGGCATTTCCAAGGACAAGCCCGCCAAGCTCAAGAAATTCGCCGACAAATACGGCCTGCGCGTCATCCTGGCGTCCGACGAATCCGGCGCTGTGTGTGAGGCGTTCGGCACCTGGGTCGAAAAATCGCTTTATGGCCGCAAATATATGGGCATCGAACGGGCGACCTTCCTGGTCGGCGCGGACGGTACGATCCAGCGCGTCTGGCCCAAGGTAAAGGTCAAGGGCCATGCCGCCGATGTGCTGGAGGCGGTGCAGGCGCTTTGA